In Peromyscus leucopus breed LL Stock chromosome 11, UCI_PerLeu_2.1, whole genome shotgun sequence, a genomic segment contains:
- the Rps23 gene encoding 40S ribosomal protein S23, with protein MGKCRGLRTARKLRSHRRDQKWHDKQYKKAHLGTALKANPFGGASHAKGIVLEKVGVEAKQPNSAIRKCVRVQLIKNGKKITAFVPNDGCLNFIEENDEVLVAGFGRKGHAVGDIPGVRFKVVKVANVSLLALYKGKKERPRS; from the exons ATGG GCAAGTGTCGCGGTCTCCGCACTGCCAGGAAGCTCCGCAGCCACCGGCGGGACCAGAAGTGGCATGATAAGCAATACAAGAAAGCCCACTTGGGCACAGCCCTGAAGGCCAATCCGTTTGGAGGTGCCTCCCATGCCAAGGGAATCGTGCTGGAAAAAGT AGGGGTTGAAGCCAAACAGCCAAATTCTGCCATCAGGAAGTGTGTCAGGGTGCAGCTCATCAAGAACGGCAAGAAGATCACAGCTTTCGTGCCCAACGATGGCTGCTTGAACTTCATTGAG gaAAACGATGAAGTTCTGGTTGCTGGATTTGGTCGAAAAGGTCATGCTGTAGGTGATATTCCTGGAGTCCGCTTTAAGGTTGTTAAAGTAGCCAATGTGTCCCTTTTGGCCCTGTACAAAGGCAAGAAGGAAAGACCAAGATCCTAA